In one window of Synechococcus sp. M16CYN DNA:
- a CDS encoding glucose-6-phosphate dehydrogenase assembly protein OpcA gives MSPQLTLQTPLELIPSEVPAYLEQLWSLKKQQGSTSTGANTFCLLIWQPAWAEQHMVRSGRLKGPITGQQTGQLIAAGRQTVSEADLPLSTPPLDRAVIEVVAQLQGDATAEDLRGQYINPALSALMPRRLITLAPTIAPKQSLETLVAAYCPLPEEGGGTTACGDVVVLRGGYAALDDGMAILEPLMLTSMPTWVWWNGCLDEAPELMERLTSAPRRLIIDSAVGQPRQCLDVLRQRVEAGQAVNDLNWLRLRSWRETLAMVFDPPHRRDALSHITQLEIDVEGYHLAQGLLLAAWIADRLGWDLQGSDATDKGTNARFYRPDGAVVTVQLMTVPLGQPSVHAGQIVGVRLISQPEKGKGVCVILCAESGGCMRLESGGMANLELHEDIVPVQHVTPEVDVARLLGGGHDSTNPLLAAAAPLAARLLG, from the coding sequence ATGTCTCCCCAGCTTACTCTGCAAACCCCTCTGGAACTGATCCCTTCTGAAGTTCCTGCTTATCTCGAACAGCTGTGGTCATTAAAGAAACAGCAGGGCAGCACGAGCACTGGTGCCAATACGTTTTGCCTATTGATCTGGCAGCCAGCTTGGGCAGAACAACACATGGTGCGCAGCGGTCGTCTCAAGGGACCCATTACTGGCCAGCAAACGGGTCAGTTGATTGCTGCTGGACGCCAGACTGTTTCAGAAGCCGATTTACCTCTGAGCACCCCCCCTCTAGATCGTGCAGTTATAGAAGTCGTTGCCCAGCTTCAAGGCGATGCGACTGCAGAGGATCTGCGCGGACAGTACATTAATCCGGCGCTGAGTGCCTTAATGCCACGCCGACTAATCACTCTAGCGCCTACCATTGCACCGAAGCAGAGCCTCGAAACCCTTGTGGCGGCTTACTGCCCACTACCCGAAGAAGGTGGTGGCACGACGGCTTGCGGCGATGTCGTGGTGCTAAGGGGGGGATATGCCGCCCTTGATGACGGCATGGCAATTCTGGAGCCTCTCATGCTCACATCCATGCCTACTTGGGTGTGGTGGAACGGCTGCCTCGATGAAGCCCCTGAATTGATGGAGCGTCTCACAAGTGCCCCGCGCCGCCTCATTATCGACAGCGCAGTTGGCCAGCCACGCCAGTGTCTCGATGTCTTGCGTCAGCGTGTCGAAGCCGGCCAAGCGGTAAATGACCTTAATTGGCTACGTCTACGCAGTTGGAGAGAGACACTGGCTATGGTCTTCGACCCACCACATCGTCGCGACGCTCTCAGCCATATCACCCAACTGGAAATCGACGTTGAAGGGTATCACCTAGCGCAGGGTTTGCTATTGGCAGCGTGGATAGCTGATCGACTAGGGTGGGACCTACAAGGTTCTGACGCAACCGATAAGGGAACTAACGCACGTTTTTATCGTCCTGATGGCGCTGTAGTGACTGTCCAATTAATGACTGTCCCACTGGGACAGCCCAGTGTTCATGCTGGTCAAATCGTTGGCGTGCGGTTGATTTCTCAACCTGAAAAAGGCAAAGGTGTTTGTGTAATTCTCTGTGCTGAATCAGGGGGCTGCATGCGCTTGGAAAGTGGTGGTATGGCTAACTTGGAATTACATGAAGATATTGTTCCGGTGCAGCATGTTACTCCAGAAGTGGATGTAGCCCGACTACTTGGCGGAGGGCACGATAGCACCAATCCCCTTCTGGCAGCGGCAGCACCGCTGGCTGCCAGGCTGTTGGGCTGA
- a CDS encoding cobyrinate a,c-diamide synthase, producing the protein MTVVIAAPASGSGKTLISMMLLSWARAQGESIQPFKVGPDYLDSQLLSAAAGRSCRNLDVNLCGNPWVNRAFCGYGGVCTMALVEGVMGLFDGIGSTEENSTAAFARLFNLPVVFVVNARGQAASLGALISGFRDHDPEISLAGVVINCVNNDRHRLLLEDVLDRLGVQLLGCIPRTDALQLPSQHLGLVPVHQLKQLEQRRQAWADLAKRHLDLKRLEPLLQAPTAGPSVLSDIPKNTGLSLPVAVATDAAFHFQYPETTELLTHLGMPILEWSPLANEAIPNRAKGLILPGGFPEQYAEQISHATRSLRSLRQFCQHKPVYAECGGMLLLSRQLRDLNDIDHTMANVLPFNARQGRLQVGYRHLRVRKDGLLVRRGEHFTGHELHHWEMVDRDDATGDSVLWQIRGWLIDQHLEGWSRRKLHASWVHLHWASRLTMCYRWRDALAIQS; encoded by the coding sequence ATGACCGTTGTCATAGCCGCACCGGCTAGCGGTAGCGGCAAAACCCTCATCAGCATGATGCTTTTGAGTTGGGCCAGAGCACAAGGCGAGTCAATCCAACCATTCAAGGTGGGGCCTGATTATCTTGACTCCCAGCTTCTGAGTGCGGCAGCTGGGCGTTCCTGCCGGAATCTCGATGTCAATCTCTGCGGGAATCCCTGGGTTAACAGGGCCTTTTGTGGGTATGGAGGGGTCTGCACGATGGCCTTGGTAGAAGGGGTAATGGGATTGTTCGATGGCATCGGTAGCACAGAAGAAAACAGCACGGCGGCCTTTGCTCGTCTGTTCAACTTGCCCGTAGTTTTTGTAGTAAATGCGAGAGGTCAAGCCGCCTCCTTGGGAGCCTTGATTAGTGGATTCCGAGATCACGACCCAGAAATCTCCTTGGCGGGCGTTGTAATCAACTGCGTAAATAATGATCGCCACCGTTTGCTCTTAGAAGACGTGCTCGACCGGCTTGGTGTTCAGTTACTGGGCTGCATACCTCGTACCGATGCGTTGCAACTACCCAGCCAACACCTGGGTCTTGTCCCAGTCCACCAATTGAAGCAACTAGAGCAACGACGCCAAGCTTGGGCTGACCTTGCCAAACGTCATCTTGATCTTAAGAGGCTTGAGCCCCTGCTTCAGGCGCCTACAGCCGGTCCATCAGTGTTGTCGGATATACCCAAAAACACCGGACTATCTTTACCCGTGGCAGTAGCCACTGACGCTGCTTTTCATTTCCAATATCCCGAAACCACTGAATTACTAACACATTTGGGGATGCCGATTCTGGAGTGGAGCCCACTAGCAAATGAAGCTATCCCTAACAGAGCTAAAGGCCTCATACTTCCTGGAGGCTTCCCTGAGCAATATGCGGAGCAAATTAGCCATGCCACGCGAAGTCTGCGCTCATTGCGACAATTCTGCCAACACAAGCCAGTCTATGCAGAATGTGGTGGCATGTTGTTGCTAAGCCGTCAGCTCAGAGATCTAAATGATATTGACCACACCATGGCCAATGTTCTGCCATTCAATGCACGCCAAGGTCGACTGCAGGTTGGCTACCGTCATCTAAGGGTTCGAAAAGATGGTTTGCTTGTGCGGAGGGGGGAGCACTTTACAGGCCATGAACTACATCACTGGGAAATGGTAGATCGCGACGATGCAACGGGTGACTCTGTGTTGTGGCAAATTAGGGGCTGGCTAATAGACCAACATTTGGAAGGATGGAGCCGACGAAAACTGCACGCAAGCTGGGTACACCTGCATTGGGCCAGCCGTTTGACGATGTGTTATCGGTGGCGTGACGCACTCGCAATTCAAAGTTGA
- a CDS encoding divergent PAP2 family protein → MIDSSHPHAVLRELLDNSSLTWGLVACGAAQFAKFIVELVVHRRWQPAALVKSGGMPSSHSALVTGTAACIGWTLGFDHPFFALASLMAFVVMYDASGIRRAAGFTAARVNALPSESWAEPFEKPLKESLGHSRLQVLMGSLMGPAVALPGLVLVGSPLHLVAVIGAGLG, encoded by the coding sequence ATGATCGACTCTTCACATCCCCATGCGGTTCTGCGTGAGCTACTCGACAATAGTTCCCTAACTTGGGGATTGGTGGCCTGTGGAGCAGCGCAATTCGCGAAATTCATCGTCGAATTAGTTGTGCATCGTCGTTGGCAACCTGCGGCATTGGTGAAGTCAGGGGGAATGCCATCCAGCCATTCGGCTCTTGTAACGGGTACGGCTGCTTGCATCGGCTGGACTTTGGGCTTTGATCATCCCTTTTTCGCCTTAGCATCACTAATGGCGTTTGTGGTCATGTATGACGCCAGCGGGATCCGCCGCGCGGCTGGATTTACGGCCGCACGAGTAAATGCCCTACCCTCAGAGAGTTGGGCAGAACCATTTGAAAAACCTTTGAAAGAGAGCCTTGGTCACAGTCGGCTGCAGGTGCTAATGGGCAGCCTAATGGGACCCGCCGTTGCCCTACCGGGACTAGTACTTGTTGGTTCTCCATTGCATCTTGTAGCTGTGATCGGAGCTGGTTTGGGCTGA
- the crtE gene encoding geranylgeranyl diphosphate synthase CrtE: protein MTAEFDFKTYLGKTKATVEAALDGSLGPEHPESLREAMRYSLLAGGKRLRPILCLAACELAGGEAKQALPTAVALEMIHTMSLIHDDLPTMDDDDVRRGRPTNHKVYGEAVAILAGDALLTRAFEMVSLRSPGVPAERLLKVVGELSLVAGAPGLVGGQVVDLESEGKQVDLDTLEYIHLHKTGALLGACVITGALIGDADDTLIAALRTYARGIGLAFQIIDDILDVTGSSDVLGKTAGKDLISDKTTYPKLLGLEESRKRAIDLVQEAKTALQPWSTRARPLLALADFIASRDR, encoded by the coding sequence ATGACCGCCGAGTTCGATTTCAAAACCTATCTCGGCAAGACTAAGGCAACCGTTGAGGCTGCCCTTGATGGATCTCTCGGACCTGAACATCCCGAATCGTTGCGAGAAGCGATGCGTTACTCTTTGTTAGCGGGAGGGAAGCGCTTACGCCCGATTCTTTGTCTCGCGGCTTGTGAGCTAGCTGGAGGCGAGGCAAAGCAAGCCTTACCGACGGCCGTGGCTCTCGAGATGATCCACACCATGTCACTGATCCACGATGATCTGCCGACCATGGACGACGACGATGTTCGTCGAGGACGTCCTACTAACCACAAGGTATATGGTGAGGCGGTGGCGATTCTAGCCGGGGATGCATTGCTCACCAGAGCTTTTGAGATGGTGTCTTTACGGAGTCCGGGGGTACCGGCTGAGCGCTTGCTCAAGGTGGTTGGCGAGCTGTCGCTTGTAGCTGGGGCACCAGGGTTGGTAGGGGGCCAGGTGGTGGACCTGGAAAGTGAAGGTAAGCAAGTGGATCTCGATACGCTTGAGTACATCCACCTCCACAAAACCGGTGCGCTTCTCGGTGCTTGCGTGATTACCGGAGCTCTGATAGGCGATGCTGATGACACTCTGATCGCTGCCTTGCGTACTTATGCTCGAGGTATTGGGTTGGCGTTTCAGATAATTGATGACATACTCGACGTCACTGGCAGTAGCGACGTCCTTGGCAAAACAGCCGGTAAAGATTTAATCTCGGACAAGACGACTTACCCTAAGCTCCTCGGTCTAGAAGAGTCTCGAAAACGGGCAATTGATTTGGTGCAGGAGGCTAAGACAGCTCTACAACCCTGGTCAACTAGAGCAAGGCCTCTCTTAGCCTTGGCTGACTTCATCGCCAGTCGAGACAGATGA
- the folD gene encoding bifunctional methylenetetrahydrofolate dehydrogenase/methenyltetrahydrofolate cyclohydrolase FolD, whose product MALRLDGKALAQTVESRLQTQIESLRDQVGRPPGLAVLRVGDDPASAVYVANKEKACVRVGVASYGSYLSGDTPSTEVLRTIQRLNANPCVDGILLQLPLPPTLNKDALLMAIDPEKDADGLHTLNLGRLLKGEQGPRSCTPAGVMAMLRSQSIDPAGKRAVVVGRSILVGQPMALMLQAANATVTTVVHSHTLDLAAYTREADILVVAAGCPGIVGAEHIKPGAAVVDVGIHRKPEGGFCGDVRANEADSIAAVLSPVPGGVGPMTVAMLLVNTVAAWCRRHGFKHGLDDLMI is encoded by the coding sequence ATGGCTCTGCGTCTGGACGGTAAAGCACTGGCGCAGACCGTTGAAAGTCGTCTCCAAACCCAAATTGAATCCCTCAGAGACCAGGTGGGTCGTCCTCCGGGGTTGGCAGTACTACGGGTGGGTGATGATCCGGCAAGTGCAGTGTATGTGGCTAATAAGGAGAAGGCTTGTGTTCGTGTCGGCGTGGCTAGTTACGGGTCTTATCTTTCCGGCGACACCCCGTCAACTGAGGTGTTGAGAACGATTCAACGACTTAATGCTAATCCCTGCGTTGACGGTATCCTATTGCAGCTACCCCTTCCCCCTACTTTAAATAAGGACGCACTGTTAATGGCCATTGATCCAGAAAAGGATGCGGATGGTTTGCATACACTCAACTTGGGACGTCTACTAAAAGGAGAACAAGGGCCTCGCAGTTGCACGCCGGCCGGGGTAATGGCCATGCTTCGAAGTCAAAGCATTGATCCTGCAGGAAAAAGAGCTGTGGTGGTTGGTCGCAGTATTCTTGTAGGCCAACCTATGGCATTGATGCTTCAAGCCGCCAACGCGACAGTCACCACTGTGGTGCATTCCCACACGCTCGATCTGGCGGCTTATACGCGTGAGGCTGACATTTTAGTAGTCGCCGCAGGGTGTCCTGGCATAGTAGGTGCGGAGCATATCAAGCCTGGTGCGGCTGTAGTTGATGTCGGCATTCACCGCAAGCCTGAGGGAGGCTTTTGCGGTGATGTTCGAGCAAACGAGGCGGATTCTATAGCTGCGGTGCTGTCACCAGTACCCGGAGGTGTGGGACCTATGACCGTCGCCATGCTTTTAGTGAACACAGTTGCAGCTTGGTGTCGCCGTCACGGCTTCAAGCATGGCCTTGATGACTTGATGATCTAA
- a CDS encoding carbohydrate ABC transporter permease has protein sequence MQRYVLLKTVQLLLSILLALLMLMPLLWLVSTSLKGPTEDIFANPPVLLPVTPSVNSYVRLFQDNPLTTYLINSVVVSSLAVVANLLFCSLAAYPLARLHFAGRSLVLALVVATILIPFQVVMIPLYLLMVQLGLRNTLLALVIPQAATAFGLYLLRQSFLSVPKDLEETARIDGCTRIGEWWNVMIPAARADLITLAMFVFISTWSDFLWPLVILDDPRLYTLPLGLQQLSSIFSLDWRIVAAGSVVSILPVLTLFILLQRFILPNSSGDSVKG, from the coding sequence ATGCAGCGCTATGTCTTGCTAAAAACTGTCCAATTGTTGTTGTCTATTTTACTGGCCCTGTTGATGCTGATGCCGTTGCTTTGGTTAGTGAGCACATCGTTGAAGGGGCCGACCGAGGATATATTTGCTAACCCGCCAGTACTGTTGCCGGTAACACCGAGTGTTAACTCCTATGTGCGCCTTTTTCAGGATAATCCGCTAACCACTTATTTAATTAATAGCGTCGTGGTGAGTTCCTTAGCAGTTGTCGCAAACTTATTGTTTTGCTCTTTGGCAGCCTATCCCTTAGCCAGACTTCATTTTGCAGGACGGAGTTTAGTTTTGGCTTTAGTAGTAGCAACAATCTTGATTCCTTTTCAAGTGGTAATGATTCCGCTGTATTTATTGATGGTTCAGTTAGGGTTGCGCAACACATTGCTAGCCTTGGTTATTCCCCAAGCGGCCACAGCTTTTGGGTTATATTTGCTGCGTCAGAGTTTTCTTAGTGTTCCCAAAGACTTAGAGGAGACTGCTCGCATTGACGGCTGTACACGCATTGGCGAATGGTGGAATGTGATGATTCCGGCAGCACGGGCTGATTTAATTACTCTCGCTATGTTTGTATTCATAAGTACCTGGAGTGATTTCCTTTGGCCATTGGTGATCCTGGACGATCCACGTCTTTACACCTTGCCTCTTGGATTGCAACAGCTCTCCAGCATTTTTTCGCTCGATTGGCGGATTGTTGCAGCAGGGTCTGTGGTATCCATACTTCCAGTCCTAACTCTCTTTATTCTTCTGCAGCGCTTTATACTACCCAACTCGAGTGGAGACAGTGTTAAGGGTTGA
- a CDS encoding 2-isopropylmalate synthase, producing the protein MAKDPGRVLIFDTTLRDGEQSPGAGLNLEEKLAIAKQLARLGVDVIEAGFPFASAGDFAAVQRIAQQVGGEHGPIICGLARASRADIKACADAVAPAPWRRIHTFIATSDIHLEHKLCKSRKDVLAIVPDMVSYARSLIEDVEFSCEDAVRTDPEFLYEVIEAAIAAGATTINIPDTVGYTTPSEFGTLIAGINQHVSNIGEAVISVHGHNDLGLAVANFLEAIKNGARQLECTINGIGERAGNASLEELVMVMHVRRRYFNPFLGRNENSPTPLTAVHTKELTKTSRLVSNLTGMVVQPNKAIVGANAFAHESGIHQDGVLKNRLTYEIIDACTVGLKDSRISLGKLSGRSAMRARLEELGYCLARDDLDEAFARFKELADRKREITDRDLEAIVSDQVQQPEARFQLKFVQVSCGSSSRPTATVTLADEEGGENTISAVGTGPVDAVCHALNLLADIPNNLVEFSVKSVTEGIDAMGEVTIRLRHDSSLYSGHAADTDVVVATAMAFVNALNRLVAGQKRRPLHPQKDPIVLGAKPTL; encoded by the coding sequence ATGGCAAAAGATCCGGGTCGCGTTCTGATTTTTGACACCACCCTTCGTGATGGTGAGCAGTCGCCAGGGGCTGGCCTCAATTTGGAGGAGAAGCTTGCCATTGCCAAACAGCTGGCGCGTCTGGGTGTTGATGTAATAGAGGCAGGTTTTCCCTTTGCCAGTGCCGGCGACTTCGCTGCTGTGCAACGGATTGCTCAGCAGGTAGGTGGTGAGCACGGTCCAATCATTTGCGGTTTGGCCCGTGCTTCGAGGGCCGACATCAAGGCTTGTGCAGATGCCGTTGCTCCGGCACCGTGGCGACGGATTCACACATTTATCGCTACCAGTGACATTCACCTCGAGCACAAATTGTGCAAAAGCCGCAAAGATGTACTTGCAATTGTTCCTGATATGGTCAGCTATGCACGCTCATTGATTGAAGACGTCGAGTTTTCTTGTGAAGACGCTGTACGTACTGATCCAGAGTTTCTTTACGAGGTAATCGAAGCTGCTATAGCGGCTGGTGCTACTACAATCAACATTCCCGACACAGTTGGATACACCACTCCATCGGAATTCGGTACCTTAATCGCTGGAATAAATCAGCATGTTTCCAATATTGGTGAAGCAGTGATTTCTGTGCATGGCCACAATGACCTCGGGTTGGCCGTTGCCAACTTCCTTGAGGCCATTAAAAACGGTGCACGTCAGCTGGAATGCACCATCAACGGTATTGGAGAACGGGCTGGCAATGCCTCATTAGAGGAGCTCGTGATGGTAATGCATGTGCGCCGTCGCTACTTCAATCCATTCTTAGGTCGAAACGAAAACAGTCCCACACCTCTCACTGCTGTGCACACGAAAGAACTCACTAAAACTTCAAGGCTGGTCTCTAATCTCACTGGCATGGTGGTGCAACCCAACAAGGCCATTGTGGGGGCTAATGCCTTCGCTCATGAGTCGGGCATCCATCAAGATGGAGTACTGAAAAATCGGCTCACTTATGAAATTATCGACGCGTGCACCGTAGGTTTAAAGGATAGTCGTATCTCTCTAGGCAAACTTAGCGGTCGGAGTGCGATGCGAGCTCGCTTGGAAGAGTTAGGCTACTGCCTTGCACGCGACGACCTTGATGAAGCCTTTGCTCGATTTAAGGAGTTAGCGGATCGCAAACGCGAGATCACCGATCGAGATCTTGAGGCAATTGTAAGCGATCAGGTACAACAGCCAGAGGCCCGTTTTCAACTTAAATTTGTACAGGTGAGCTGTGGTAGCAGCTCACGGCCGACAGCTACGGTAACTTTAGCGGATGAGGAGGGTGGTGAGAACACCATCTCCGCTGTTGGGACGGGACCCGTTGACGCAGTGTGCCATGCCTTGAATTTGCTCGCTGATATTCCAAATAACTTGGTTGAGTTTTCCGTGAAATCGGTAACCGAAGGCATTGATGCTATGGGCGAAGTTACCATTCGTTTGCGGCATGATAGTTCCTTATATTCTGGTCATGCCGCAGATACAGACGTAGTTGTGGCAACAGCTATGGCATTTGTGAATGCCCTGAATCGTTTAGTAGCAGGCCAGAAACGTCGGCCATTGCATCCCCAAAAAGATCCCATTGTGCTGGGCGCTAAGCCGACCCTCTGA
- a CDS encoding 1,4-alpha-glucan branching protein domain-containing protein: MTKGAVALVLHAHLPYVRSAEPGSLEEDWFFQALVESYLPLLETLEQAANDPVCQAKLTISLSPTLLTLFSASDLKQRFPIWLDQRLNLLPKADPSLRNAADQLAYTFQRHLASWIACAGDLIGRFATLQCQGVVDLLTCGATHGYLPLLRQPPEAVRGQLRTSVREHQRLIGERPLGIWLPECAYYEGLDHWIRDAGLRYAVLDAHGLLYGQPRPRYGVYAPICSRKGVAFFGRDSKATLPVWSARDGYPGDPNYREFHRDLGWDLPIEQLAPLGLNESRPLSLKLHRVTNYSAPLDKKQPYNPVIAAERVKQHALEYLKGRCQQLDQLETIMDVAPLLVAPFDAELFGHWWFEGPAFLGELLCQSHKEGVSFTRLCDVLNSSEQLQLCDPCPSSWGQGGYHNYWLNDSNSWVIPQWEKAAAAMVLRCSRGVARETDLALLKQAARELLLAQSSDWSFILRSGTTTKLAKKRIERHLGRFWRLMDAMDGNDILPGGWLKQVQNDDNIFPLIQPLDWNQLPTQSD; this comes from the coding sequence GTGACCAAAGGCGCTGTCGCCCTGGTTTTGCACGCCCATCTGCCTTACGTCCGTTCGGCGGAGCCTGGGTCTTTGGAGGAAGATTGGTTTTTTCAGGCTTTGGTTGAGTCTTACCTCCCTTTGCTGGAAACTCTTGAACAAGCGGCTAACGATCCGGTTTGCCAAGCAAAGCTGACAATTAGTCTTTCACCCACCCTGCTCACGTTGTTTAGCGCATCGGATTTGAAGCAGCGTTTTCCGATATGGCTGGACCAGCGTCTGAACCTACTACCTAAGGCTGACCCAAGCCTTAGAAATGCTGCCGACCAATTGGCTTATACATTTCAACGACATTTGGCCTCTTGGATAGCCTGCGCCGGTGATTTGATTGGACGTTTTGCGACACTGCAATGCCAAGGAGTGGTGGATTTACTCACCTGTGGGGCCACCCACGGTTATCTTCCCCTTTTGCGCCAGCCTCCAGAAGCGGTACGAGGGCAATTACGTACATCAGTGCGCGAACACCAACGCTTGATTGGTGAACGGCCTCTTGGCATCTGGCTACCAGAGTGTGCCTATTACGAAGGACTAGATCATTGGATTCGAGATGCTGGGCTTCGCTATGCGGTGCTAGACGCCCATGGCCTGCTTTATGGCCAACCCCGACCACGCTACGGAGTGTATGCACCGATCTGCAGCCGTAAGGGCGTGGCGTTTTTTGGTCGGGATAGCAAAGCCACACTGCCGGTATGGTCGGCTAGAGACGGCTATCCAGGAGACCCCAACTATCGAGAATTTCATCGAGATTTGGGGTGGGACTTACCTATTGAACAACTTGCACCCCTGGGACTTAATGAATCACGCCCCCTCAGTCTGAAATTGCATAGAGTCACTAACTATAGTGCACCGTTAGATAAAAAGCAGCCTTACAATCCTGTTATTGCTGCCGAACGAGTAAAACAACACGCGCTCGAATATCTAAAAGGACGATGTCAACAGCTCGATCAACTCGAAACAATTATGGACGTTGCTCCGCTGCTTGTAGCGCCATTTGATGCTGAACTCTTTGGCCATTGGTGGTTTGAAGGACCAGCTTTTTTGGGCGAGTTACTATGTCAAAGCCATAAAGAAGGAGTCAGTTTTACTCGACTGTGTGATGTTTTAAACAGCAGTGAGCAATTGCAACTCTGTGATCCTTGTCCATCCAGCTGGGGACAAGGGGGTTATCACAATTATTGGCTCAACGATAGTAACTCCTGGGTAATTCCTCAATGGGAGAAGGCTGCTGCCGCTATGGTGTTGCGCTGCAGTCGAGGCGTTGCCCGTGAAACTGATCTAGCTCTACTTAAGCAGGCAGCCCGTGAGCTCCTTCTCGCTCAATCCTCGGATTGGAGCTTTATTCTGCGATCCGGCACTACCACAAAGTTGGCTAAAAAACGGATCGAGCGTCATCTCGGCCGCTTTTGGCGCTTAATGGATGCTATGGATGGCAATGACATCTTGCCAGGCGGATGGTTAAAACAGGTTCAAAATGATGACAATATTTTCCCATTAATACAACCTCTAGACTGGAATCAGTTACCAACACAATCAGACTAA
- the crtL gene encoding lycopene beta cyclase yields MVDCIDVLVIGGGPAALCIASELIQRGVAVQGMASNPVDVPWTNTYGIWVNELESLGLESLLEHRWKNTVSFFGAGGSNTEDQPTNHGIDYGLFSCAKLQRYWLSRSAGMTWHQDSADRIDVDSDYSIVVGISGKRHQARMVIDASGHCTPHINRPNQKPIAKQAAYGVVGRFSKPPVKSGQFVLMDFRCDHLTAEQRNKTPTFLYAMDFGKGLFFLEETSLASAPAVSETVLKQRLKQRLAKSGVAIIEVIEEEHCLFPMNLPLPDFKQPVLAFGGAASMVHPASGYMVGSLLRRGPGLADVLAAALKQQPSLKSAVLVRQGWQALWPTELVLRHRLFQFGLNRLMDFDETMLRRHFTSFFQLPQKDWNGFLTNTLSLPQLMKVMLHLFIISPWDVRRGLVLGGKPSH; encoded by the coding sequence TTGGTCGATTGCATCGATGTGTTGGTTATCGGGGGCGGTCCTGCTGCTCTCTGTATCGCCTCGGAGCTGATCCAACGTGGTGTTGCAGTGCAAGGCATGGCATCAAATCCAGTCGACGTGCCGTGGACTAACACCTACGGGATTTGGGTAAATGAGCTTGAGTCTTTAGGGCTTGAGTCCTTGTTAGAGCACCGCTGGAAAAACACAGTGAGCTTTTTTGGTGCCGGAGGTTCCAACACGGAAGATCAGCCTACTAACCATGGCATTGATTATGGTCTCTTCAGTTGTGCCAAGCTGCAGCGGTACTGGTTAAGCCGCAGTGCTGGCATGACCTGGCACCAGGATAGCGCTGACCGCATTGACGTGGACTCTGATTACAGCATAGTGGTGGGTATTTCCGGTAAACGTCACCAGGCACGAATGGTGATTGATGCCTCAGGTCATTGTACACCCCATATTAACCGACCAAACCAGAAACCGATAGCTAAACAAGCCGCCTATGGCGTGGTAGGTCGCTTCAGTAAGCCTCCGGTGAAGTCAGGACAATTTGTACTAATGGATTTTCGCTGCGATCACCTGACTGCCGAGCAACGCAATAAGACACCCACTTTTTTGTATGCGATGGACTTTGGCAAGGGGTTGTTTTTCTTAGAGGAGACTTCATTAGCCTCGGCACCAGCGGTGTCGGAAACCGTGTTGAAACAACGGCTAAAGCAACGATTAGCCAAATCTGGCGTCGCAATCATAGAGGTGATCGAAGAAGAGCACTGCCTATTTCCAATGAATTTACCGTTGCCAGACTTTAAACAGCCGGTATTGGCGTTTGGTGGTGCTGCAAGCATGGTGCACCCAGCGTCGGGCTACATGGTGGGGTCATTGTTAAGACGTGGGCCTGGATTAGCAGACGTATTGGCTGCGGCACTGAAACAACAACCCTCTCTTAAATCGGCCGTTTTGGTACGTCAGGGTTGGCAGGCTCTTTGGCCTACTGAATTAGTACTACGCCATCGGCTGTTTCAATTTGGCTTAAACCGATTGATGGATTTCGATGAAACTATGTTGCGCCGACACTTCACCAGCTTCTTTCAGCTGCCCCAGAAGGATTGGAATGGTTTTCTTACTAACACGCTATCTCTACCACAGCTGATGAAAGTGATGCTGCACCTCTTTATAATTTCACCTTGGGATGTACGACGAGGATTAGTGCTTGGTGGGAAGCCTTCACACTAG